From a region of the Vicinamibacteria bacterium genome:
- a CDS encoding TonB-dependent receptor — MLTRAVFSLVLVPGTLLTAIAGQTTSQEEEEKEASYEEVVVVSVSKLQETLVNAPAAVSVVSSRDIERSSAQNYGDLLRVVPGLNVIQMSARDVNLRSRAAASTLVTSQLALLDGRTIYQDFFGFVIWDLLSVNPDEIRRVEVLRGPASAVWGANAMTGVVNVISKAPREMEGTNVTIGFGGFDRKVSEDESESGLLFSLNATHAQVLNDSVAFKISAGTFAQQALPRPTGTIANDFQTPYPTYSNFGTEQPKADFRIDFDLSGDNPDPNWNHDLIFAAGISATDGATHTGIGPFQIRPGTTLAYGKMHYRRGNFRLNIFANAVDGEALSLLVADLDGSPIDFVFTSRTYDIEFGNLHLLGNKHLFSYGGNLRHNGFNLSFAPRRDQRDEGGLYLQDEIFLSNHVRWMLGARVDKFDVLDHAVFSPRTSLLIKPARAHTFRLSFNRAFRAPSIVNNFLEVRFLSAYDLGTVDSSFSGQSFAFPVDALGNERLREESLTAYEIGYTGFFGNRTILSGAVYLNEIRDLVQFVQTDYDSDNPPPGWPLDPGVLDDLTAEGRGLPARLVYQNLDRVRDRGYELGFQTGIGRYIDSYVNYSWQDEPEPFGFDLTELNLPPTHRANAGIGFSYGRYFGDISANYVSRAFWQDVLDARFHGPTDPYTIVNAGFGIRWEEGKVTTSIKVTNLTNAEVQQHVFGDIIKRLVVGELRFRF; from the coding sequence ATGCTGACGCGCGCGGTCTTTTCTCTCGTCCTGGTTCCTGGCACTTTGCTCACGGCGATTGCAGGCCAGACCACCTCCCAGGAAGAGGAGGAAAAGGAGGCTTCTTACGAAGAGGTCGTCGTAGTGAGCGTGTCCAAGCTCCAGGAGACACTCGTGAACGCCCCGGCCGCGGTGAGCGTCGTTTCCTCACGAGACATCGAGCGCTCGTCGGCTCAGAACTACGGTGACCTTCTGCGGGTCGTTCCGGGTCTGAATGTCATCCAGATGTCTGCCCGGGACGTGAACTTGAGGAGCCGCGCCGCGGCTTCGACTCTGGTCACGTCGCAGCTCGCTCTTCTCGACGGGCGAACGATCTACCAGGACTTCTTCGGATTCGTCATCTGGGACCTTCTCTCCGTCAACCCGGACGAGATCCGTCGCGTCGAGGTGCTTCGCGGTCCCGCTTCCGCGGTATGGGGCGCGAACGCCATGACCGGAGTGGTCAACGTCATCAGTAAGGCTCCGAGGGAGATGGAAGGCACGAATGTGACCATCGGCTTCGGCGGGTTCGACCGTAAGGTCTCTGAAGACGAGTCGGAAAGCGGGCTTCTCTTTTCGCTGAACGCCACGCACGCGCAGGTCTTGAACGACAGTGTTGCTTTCAAGATCTCCGCGGGAACATTTGCTCAGCAGGCCCTTCCGCGACCGACCGGCACCATAGCCAATGACTTTCAAACACCCTATCCCACGTACTCCAATTTCGGGACCGAGCAACCCAAGGCGGACTTTCGAATCGATTTCGATCTGTCGGGCGACAACCCGGATCCGAATTGGAACCATGATCTCATCTTCGCGGCAGGCATCTCGGCAACGGATGGTGCTACCCACACCGGGATAGGCCCTTTCCAGATCCGCCCCGGAACGACTCTCGCTTACGGGAAGATGCACTACCGCCGCGGGAACTTCAGACTCAACATTTTTGCCAACGCCGTCGACGGCGAGGCTCTTTCTCTACTGGTCGCGGATCTCGACGGCAGTCCCATCGACTTCGTCTTCACGAGTCGGACCTACGATATCGAATTCGGGAACCTGCATCTTCTGGGGAACAAGCATTTGTTCTCCTACGGGGGGAATCTCCGTCACAACGGATTCAATCTTTCGTTCGCGCCTCGGAGGGACCAACGCGATGAGGGAGGTCTGTACCTCCAGGATGAGATCTTCCTTTCCAACCACGTCCGCTGGATGCTCGGCGCTCGAGTCGACAAGTTCGACGTCCTGGATCACGCGGTATTTTCACCGCGGACCAGCCTGCTGATAAAACCGGCGCGGGCCCATACGTTTCGTCTGTCCTTCAACCGTGCGTTTCGAGCCCCGTCGATCGTGAACAACTTTCTCGAGGTGCGCTTCTTGAGTGCCTACGATCTGGGGACGGTCGATTCCAGCTTCTCGGGGCAGTCGTTCGCGTTCCCGGTCGACGCCCTCGGAAATGAACGGCTCCGGGAAGAATCGTTGACCGCCTATGAGATCGGGTATACGGGATTTTTCGGCAACCGAACCATCCTCAGCGGGGCCGTTTACCTGAACGAGATCCGAGATCTCGTTCAGTTCGTTCAGACCGACTATGATTCGGACAACCCACCGCCGGGATGGCCACTCGATCCCGGCGTGCTCGACGATTTGACTGCCGAGGGGCGAGGGCTCCCGGCTAGGCTCGTATACCAAAACCTGGACCGGGTGCGCGATCGAGGGTACGAGCTGGGATTTCAGACTGGCATTGGCCGTTATATCGATTCCTATGTGAACTACTCCTGGCAAGATGAGCCGGAACCTTTCGGCTTCGACCTGACCGAGCTGAATCTTCCCCCGACCCATCGCGCTAATGCGGGAATCGGTTTCAGCTACGGTCGATACTTCGGGGACATCTCGGCGAATTACGTCAGCCGTGCCTTCTGGCAGGATGTTCTCGACGCCCGCTTTCATGGTCCGACCGACCCTTACACGATCGTCAACGCAGGCTTCGGAATACGCTGGGAGGAAGGGAAGGTAACGACGTCGATCAAGGTGACGAATCTCACGAACGCCGAGGTGCAACAGCACGTGTTCGGCGACATCATCAAGAGACTCGTCGTTGGTGAGCTCAGGTTTCGGTTCTAG